The stretch of DNA TACCGTCCATTCGCTTTCACGTATGCTGCGGGTTTCGGGAAGAAAATCGGGGAATTTGCCGGCATCTAATTCTTTCTGGCGCACCTGCCTTTTATCCAGAAGCTCTTTTCTGCGTGCATTAAATTTACGATGCAGTCCAGCTACAAATTCCAAGGCTTGAGGAGTTAGGATTTCAGCAAACTCAGGGGTTACTTCGGCTTTTATTTCAACTCCTTTAACCGTAGATACTGTGTTTGAGTCCATCCGATTGCAGTTATTATTAATTGTAATGTTAAAATGTCCGGCAAAATTACTAAGGATATACGGTAATAGCAATCAAAGAGTGCTAAAGCTTTCTGTTTTTTACAGCCTGCACGCGCAATGTGCCCCTTTAATTTAGGAGCAAGCCATTTTCCTAATAAAACAATGTAGAGTGTCAATATCAGCGCTGGAGGGAGCGTATAGGCAGATAAAGCCGGGGCTTTACGCGCTCGCGCGTAAAGCCCCGATACCTATACTGTTAAAATGTATTATTCCTTGATAAACGTACGAAACGCCCTTTCACCGCTACGTGCCTTCACTACAATCTGGTAGTATCCGGAAGGCAGATGTTGTACGTTTAACTCCTGCCGGTTGCCACTTTCATGCATGAGTAGCTTGCCTGTCAGGTCATACACCTCAATCTTTTCCACCTCCGCAGGAATATTCAGGTTCAGGATTTCCCGGGCCGGATTGGGGAAAACTGTAAAATGCTGTTCCGCAAGTGCGTCTTTTCCTATGGCTGTGGTCTTACGAATGTCAAAAGCAATATTGCCGGCTGCTACTCCCACTGCAAATGAATCCACCAAGGCATAGCTGGCGTCATAAACGTAGGCAGTTCCGGTAGATACGTAATCGGTGCTGGTTGCATAAATGTAATTGTTTACCGTGTCCACCTCCAAGCCATAAAAGCTTTTCTGAAAATCAAAAGAATCAGAAATCTGCTGTGTTGCAGGGTTGAAGGCAAAAAGCTTCTGGCTGCTGTAATGCTGATACCATACACGGCTAAGGAAAAAAGTAGAGGTACCACAGCCACTGGAGACATTAGCCAGATTTGTAGTAATAACAGGGTTATTTCCGGTAGGGTCAATCATGGATACAGAGCTCCCGGTGAAGTCTTTATTATTCAGCGTGTAGAAAGTGTTGCCTTCCAGCATCAGATTATCAGGGTTCAGACCGTCAGGGCCCAGATCATACTCCAGCACGTAGGTTTTGGTATTTAAATCTACAACACCCACCAGGCCTTTGAGGTTGCTCCAGTCAAAACCGTTATTAATAATAAAGTAAGCCTTATCATTCTGAATAATGATATCCTGAGCGGCATATTGCGGTCCGTCAGCTGGTGTAAGCTCGTAATCCAGACTTAAATCCGACTGATTGTACACCTGAAAGTAGGAGGGTAATCCGCCTATTTCACCGCGGGTAACAATTACTTTATCATTCCATGCCGCAATGCCCCGAATGCCGGGAACAGAGCGGGCGCCTAATCTTTGCAAGCTGTAGCGGTCATATTTGACCAACAGGGTGTCAGCAGCTACAAAAATGAATTGACCCGCAACGATCACCTGCGTTGCGAAGCGAGCTCCGGAGATAGTGTCAAAAACAGCGTATGTTTTGGTTGCCGGATCGTACCATGCGGCTGTTACCGGCACTACCTGCTGGCTGGAAGAATAGTCATAATAGCCTTCATTTACAAAAATGACCCGATGAACATAATCTCCGGCTATCAAGCTGAAAGAAATACTTTGCAACAAGCACAAAGCAACGACAACGGATTTAAGAAAACTGGTTCCCATGGTTTTTGTTTTTTAAGGTTAAAGAATAAATAAATCAAAAACCGGGAAAATGCTGGAGTTACAGTGAACTGTAAACATTCCTCGCCTTTCTTCCCGAAAGCTAAGAATGAATGACTCAGGCAGGTCTTCTGGCTTACCTCTTCATCCGGCTGCCTTCCCATCTGCCCGGGCAGACAGTGGCTTCATTGCCGAAAAACAACGAGGATCACAGCAGCGGGTACTGCTCCCGATTTACACGGGATTCCCTTTTGGTCATTCACAATAGTGAATGCACACCTGAATCATCAAAGAGCTTCGGGGCAAAAGTAATAAGGAATTTTCAAATCCAATTAGCATTAGCTGGTACGAAGCGCATAATCTTTTAGTTCATTAGCCAGCTCTTCGCCAAGAAAGGTATCAATGATGTAATGCAGCAGATAAATTACCGGAGTCATGATTATTGCCATCATGAATTTATAAATGTAGTTTACAACCCCGATAGCCAGCACCAGAGAAAAGCTCCAACCAGCGCCCACATAGAAAGCAATAAACAACACTACGAAACTGTCAATAAATTGTGAAACCAGAGTAGATCCTGTTGCGCGCAACCAAATCTGTCTTTCACCGGTAAGCAGTTTAATGCGGTGAAAAACCATTACATCTATCAGCTGGCCTATAAGAAAAGCTACCAGCGAACCTACAATAATCCATAACCCCTGGCCAAAAACCAACCGGAAGGCATAATCGTAGTCTCCGACTTTCTCCCTTATTGCCTGCTGCACATCAGCCGGAAGGTCAGCGCGAATATGCGACTGGGGCCAGAATGAGGCGGGCTCCAGGTTGATGCCCATGTAAAACATCAAAAAGGCGTAGGATATCAAGGCTGCCGCCAGAAATGAGAGCAACCGAACCCCCCTTTTACCAAAATATTCATTGATGATGTCTGTGAGTACAAAGACAAAAGGCCACAACAACACTCCTGTGGTAAGATTGAATGACAGTCCTTCCACACCAAAAAGTTTAAGGTTAAGCGGCTCCATCCCCAGGGTTTTTTCCAGAGAAAAAATTTTTACCCCGATGAACTCCGCTATGAGTGCATTGGCAATAAAAAAGCCGCCCAGAATGACAAACAGGCGGCTGGCCTTGTTGTGAACCACATGCATGTTTTCCATAAACGCAAAATAGCTAAATATTACTTTTGCCGAAATGCACGTGGAAATTTACACAGACGGAGCTGCTCAGGGTAATCCCGGCCCGGGTGGTTATGGGGTTATTCTGAAATATGGCGACAAGGTTAAAAAGCTAGCAAAAGGATTCAGACTTACCACCAACAACCGGATGGAACTTATGGCAGTCATTGCAGGCCTTGAGGCTCTTAAAAAAAATGGTCTTGATGTAGAGGTGATATCGGACTCCCGCTATGTGGTAGATGCGGTGGAAAGAGGATGGCTGTCCGATTGGGTGAAAAAAAACTTCAAAAACAAAAAAAACCGTGACCTCTGGGAACGCTTTCTTCAGGCGTCAAGCAAACACCGGGTAAAGTTTAAATGGATTAAAGGTCACAATGACCACCCCTACAACGAAATGTGCGACCGCATGGCTGTTGAGGCAGCCTCCTCTCCTCCCCTCGCAGTGGATACGGGTTATGAAAGCGGATTGTATAACTGAACATGTCCTATGCGCCTACCGTTTCATATCTTTCAATAAAGCGCTCAGCAGTTTTTACCATTTCTTCCGAGCCGATAAAAATAGGTGTGCGCTGATGCAGTTCAGTGGGCTGAATTTCCAGAATGCGCCTGTGTCCGTCTGTTGCACGGCCACCAGCCTGCTCCACAATAAACGCCATAGGATTGCATTCATATAAAAGCCGAAGCTTGCCGCTGGGAGCATCTGAAGTAGCAGGATACATAAATATGCCTCCCTTGATAAGATTACGATGCAGATCGGCTACCATGGAACCAATGTAGCGCAAAGAATAGGGTTTGGATGGTTCATCTCTGGATATACCCATGCAGTAGTCTACATAGGCCTTTACGCCTTCGGAAAATTTCGCATAGCTTCCCTGATTTACCGAATAGATTTTTCCGACTTTGGGTATGGTTATATTGGCATGCGAAAGACAAAACTCCCCGATAGAGGGGTCTAAGGTAAAACCATTAACACCATAGCCCGTAGTGTAAACCAACATAGTTGAAGATCCATAAATG from Chitinophagales bacterium encodes:
- the fbp gene encoding fructose-1,6-bisphosphatase class 1 — its product is MGEKKVIVLDEYIAMKQKEFPRATGDLSAILRNIGVAAKIVNREVNAAGLVDILGSIGRTNIQGEDVMKLDEFANKEFISSLSLSGLCAGIASEENENIILVDGHNKAKYVVCIDPLDGSSNIDVNVSIGTIFSIYRRKNLDDICSEKDFLQKGMDLMGAGYIIYGSSTMLVYTTGYGVNGFTLDPSIGEFCLSHANITIPKVGKIYSVNQGSYAKFSEGVKAYVDYCMGISRDEPSKPYSLRYIGSMVADLHRNLIKGGIFMYPATSDAPSGKLRLLYECNPMAFIVEQAGGRATDGHRRILEIQPTELHQRTPIFIGSEEMVKTAERFIERYETVGA
- the rnhA gene encoding ribonuclease H produces the protein MHVEIYTDGAAQGNPGPGGYGVILKYGDKVKKLAKGFRLTTNNRMELMAVIAGLEALKKNGLDVEVISDSRYVVDAVERGWLSDWVKKNFKNKKNRDLWERFLQASSKHRVKFKWIKGHNDHPYNEMCDRMAVEAASSPPLAVDTGYESGLYN
- a CDS encoding membrane protein translates to MENMHVVHNKASRLFVILGGFFIANALIAEFIGVKIFSLEKTLGMEPLNLKLFGVEGLSFNLTTGVLLWPFVFVLTDIINEYFGKRGVRLLSFLAAALISYAFLMFYMGINLEPASFWPQSHIRADLPADVQQAIREKVGDYDYAFRLVFGQGLWIIVGSLVAFLIGQLIDVMVFHRIKLLTGERQIWLRATGSTLVSQFIDSFVVLFIAFYVGAGWSFSLVLAIGVVNYIYKFMMAIIMTPVIYLLHYIIDTFLGEELANELKDYALRTS